CCACTTCTCATACTTCTCTAGATCGGAAGCTGATACAGACTTGGACACTTTCTTTAGAGAAGACTCAAAGTCCTCCATGGTGGTGGGCATGTGCATCTCGGCTCGGGAGATGTTACGGATCTCCTCTGGCGTCAGCCCCTCGATCCTTCGCCGCATGGCCATCAGAGAGGCGTCCCTACAGATGTAATGGACACAGTGTTTGCTAAAGGCAGTGGAACACACCTGACTTTATCATATCACAAGGTTAAAAGTGTTTCATTCCACCATTATTTCCTAATTGAAGAGGCATCTCGTTTTCAAATCAGTGATAGTCTCAGCTGAATAATTGTATTTTAACAAATACGCAAGACTAATCTATTCAGTGTTTATTTACGACTGGTTTTtgttcgtttaaaaaaaaactaaacctgAAAAGTAAAAGCCTTACCTGCACACATTGGTGATGTCTGCTCCTGAGTAGCCCTCACTCTGCTCTGCTATCTTTGCCATATCCACATCATTGGCCAGCTCCAGCTCCTTTAGGTTGATCCTCAGCAACTCCACTCTGCCCTTGGCTGCAGAGAAAACAAGCCATAATCACACCATTGTGAACATAAATATATTTCAGGAAAATCGTGTTCCAGTGATTGTTGACCTGAAGGCAGAGGGATGTAGATTCTCTTCTCCAGACGTCTCCTCAGAGCCTCATCGATGTCCCAGGGGAAGTTAGTGGCTGCTAGCACCATCACCATCTTAGAGGGATCCTCATTATCTGATGCTCCTCCCACACCTAAACAGCATAAAATCCCATAAACAATCAAATCGATATTATCACTGCTATGTATTTAGGGTACAATCTATTGGGCAAGAAACATTGTTGTAGAGATATGAATAGTGCATGTACCAGTGActctgtctataaaaaagtggtcagatgaagcagatgctaaactacaggactgtttagctatcacagactggaacatgttctgggattcttccgatggcattgaggagtacaccacatcagtcactggctttatcaataagtgaatcgaggacgtcgtccccacagtgactgtacgtacataccccaaccagaagccatagattacaggcaacatttgcactgagctaaagggtagagctgccgctttcaaggtgcgggactccaaacctggaagcttacaagaaatcctgctatgccctgcgacgaaccatcacacaggcaaagcgtcaatacagggctaagattgaatcatactacaccggctttgacgctcgtcttatgtggcagggcttgcaaactattacagactacaaagggaagcacagccgcgagctgcccagtgacacaagcctaccagacgagctaaataatttctatgctcgcttcgaggcaagcaacactgaggcatgcatgagagcatcagctgttccggacgactgtgtgatcacgctctccgtagccgacgcgagtaagacctttaaacaggtcaacatacacaaggctccggggccagacggattaccaggacacgtgCTCCAtacatgtgctgaccaactggcaggtgtcttcactgacattttcaacatgtccctgattgagtctaataccaacatgttcaagcagaccaccatagtccctgtgcccaagaacactaaggtaacctgcctaaatgactacagacccgtagcactcacYTCcgtagccattaagtgctttgaaaggttggtaatggctcacatcaacaccattatcccagaaaccctagacccactccaatttgcataccgcccaaacagactcacagatgatgcaatctctactgcactccacactgccctttcccacctggacaaaaggaacacctacgtgagactgctatttattgactacagcgcagcgttcaacaccatagtaccctcaaagctcatcactaagctaaggatcctgggactaaacacctccctctgcaactgaatccgtcaggacttcctgacgggccgtccccaggtggtgagggtaggtagcaacacatctgccatgctgatcctgaacaatggagctccccaggggtgcgtgctcagtcccctcagtcccctctactccctgttcacccacgactgcatggccaggcacaactccaacaccatcattaagtttgcagacgacacagtggtagtaggcctgatcaccgacaacgacgagacagcctatagggaggaggtcagagacctggccagttggtgccagaataacaacctatccctcaacgtaaccaagactaaggagatgattgtggactacaggaaaaggaggaccgagcacgcccccattctcatcgacaaggctgtagtggagcaggttgagagcttcaagttccttggtgtccacatctactagaatggtccaaacagacCAAGACGGTCYtgaagagggcacgacaaagcctcttccccctcaggagactgaaaagatttggcatgggtcctgagatcctcaaaaggttctacagctgcaacatcgagagcatcctgactggttgcatcactgcctggtatggcaattgctcggcctctgaccgcaaggcactacagagggtagtgcttacggcccagtacatcactggggctaagctgcctgtaatccaggacctctacaccaggcggtgtcagaagaaggccctaaaaattgtcaaagaccccagccaccccagtcatacactgttctctctagtaccgcatggcaagcggtaccggaatgccaagtctaggacaaaaaggcttctcaacagtttttaccacaagccataagactcctgaacaggtaatcaaatggctacccggaccatttgcattgtgtgcccccccaacccctctttttacgctgctgctactctccgtttatcatatgcatagtcactaactatacattcatgtacatactacctcaattgggccgaccaaccagtgctcccgcacattggctaaccgggctatctgcattgtgtcccacccaccaacccctcttttacgctactgctactgtgttcatcatatatgcatagtcactttaaccactaaccggtgtctgtatgtagcctcgctacttttatagcctcgctactgtatatagcctgtctttttactgttgtgttatttctttacctacctattgttcacctaataacttttttgcactattggttagagcctgtaagtaagcatttcactgtaaggtctacacctgttgtattcggcacacgtgacaaaaactttgatttgatttaattaattTGGCCTCCCAATTAAGCAGAGTGGCTGCTGTTACTGTACCATCCATCTGGACCAGCAGCTCTGCCTTCACCCGCCGGCTAGCCTCATGTTCCTCTGACGTTCCTCTGCGGCTGCACATGGAGTCAATCTCATCAATGAATATGGTGGTGGGGGCATAGAACCGGGCCTGTTCAGAGgagaaaataaaacactgaatagAGCCACACCTCAAAAACAGCCTTTTCACATTTTCGTAATATGATGTACTGCACGGGCAGAGGAGCTGATGAGGCAGAACCTTACCATTTCAAATAGAATGCGGACCAGTTTTTCAGACTCTCCTCTGTACTTGGAAGTGAGAGTAGAAGACGAGACGTTAAAGAATGTGGTTCTGCACTCTGTGGCGACGGCTTTGGCCAGAAGAGTCTTTCCTGTGCCTGGAGGACCCACCATAAGCACACCCTAAAAAAATATTGCACATGTATACACCACATATTAGCAAGGCATCATATCATCTCTTCCAATCAAAATAATCTATAAATCAAGTGTGCCTTGAGCTTCGATGTATACCTTCCACGGTCTTCGTATTCCTTTGAAAAACTCTGGCATCCACATGGGTAGCACAACAGCTTCTTTCAAAAGCTTTTTTGCTTCTTCCAAGTCTGCAATATCATCCCTATAGGCATTGGGAAAAAMAAATATTTCCTGTTAAACAACCCTTACAACGAGAAACATGTTATATTTTTAGGATAATCCTATTCTGGAGGTTAATGATAGCTGTTCAAACATACCATTTGACATTGGGGTTCTGTGATATGATGTCTCTCTCCAGGGCCTCAATAAGGTCTTTGTCATATCCTTGCCCGTCAAACCTCTTCACCTCTTTCTCTGAGACTTCAGCTTTGTTCTGCAAGGCAAACATACAGGAAGATTGTCAGCCCTGAGGGGGCTCACTGTGTAGCAGAGGCTCGCTCTATTCCAGGAACCAGACTGACAAGGTTGTGATGATGATTTTAGGTAAACACAGAGTGAACAATGTTTGGTCAACAGTGCAAATAGCTTTCAAGTTAAGGTTGGGTAATGCCAGGCAAAGCATTAGACATTTTCCCTGGGAGAGTGATCATTTTTGAAGTTGAACCTTTATATTTTTGTGAGTTTACAATGAAAAGATAGACCACTCCTACCACAAGgaggattatgtgtgtattatgtaaGGATGTAACAAAGAACCTTTCTATTTGAGCCCTTGATGGTACATTGTCATTTACCTTGTCGTCTTTTGGTTTGGCTGGGGCCTCTTTTTTTTCCTTGCCCTTCAAAGGTTTGGCTCGGTCCCCATTGGCCCCACGTGGTGACTGGCGATGCTGAGCCCGCACACCGGCCACACTCAGGCGGTTGTTGTGTGGTTTACTGTCTTTGTAGGGAACCGGGGGCCTCCTAACCGGAAGAGGAGAGGATCTTTAAGGAAAGAAGGGAATAGTACGTAAATCAGCCTAAGCACTCCAAATAATACTTTTAGGTTCAgctattttgtattttaattaAAAGATGACATTTGCACATCAAGTGGGTACCTTTGTGAGTGCTGAAAGAGAGAGCAGGCCACTACCAGGCACTCTGAGCACTAATCTCACTCATATGACTGGATCATTAAGTTATTTTCTTCAGACAAACAGCTTATTCTCCCCTCTTACTAACCAAAGTGCACACCCCATCAGATAATAATGCAAAGACATGAAAACAACTTGAATATATTTTCCCAGTAAATGAATGACTGGGCCTCTAAATATACACTAGAATAGAAATCTGTGTGAAAGGAGTCCGTGCTGTACCTGCGCTCTACTTGTACAGGCCATATGTCATTAATGCCATCTTGATTACTTGGTGGTTTGGATGGGGTGGTCTCCAGTTGAAAACTTTCTAGAGTTGTCATTATTTCTTGAACCTGATTGTTTTCTTCGTTTATCTCTTGCCATACCTGTAAAGAGATGTCAATAGCAACATTAGGAAGTAACATTTGCTGACCAAAACTCTAttccaaacaaacaaacttaggtTTAACAATGAAACATGTCATAGATTTTACCTGTTGCCATTTTTGTTGGAAGCTACTGTCCCGTACTGTGAAAAGGTATTTCTTGATTTGTTCAAGTACTCCCCGATAACAAACAATAGCAGAACTGTAGTTCCCAAGCAAAGCGTACTCTCGAGCAAGTTTCACGTTTTCATTGATCTCATGCAGACTCATTCTAGAGAGATGAACATTTTATTAGATTAAAGTGATCTTTTTTTGTGATGTTATAATGCAGTTCCCTCCAGAAGGCATGACAACAGAGATCctgtaaaacaaaacattaaatGGCACAAGATGGACATGAAGATGCCAACTGTGACAGGGAGTTGAATGATCTGACTGTTAGCTTAGCATAACTTGGATAGTTTGTTAACTAACACGTTTCAGATGAACGAACGAATATCACAATTTAGGAAATACCAGCAATAAAACAAGCAAAAGTATTTGTTACATAACGTTACTGGCacataaaaacacatttcatgtaaAATTAGCAACTACAAACAAACTCCCAAACTTCTTTAGCATGCTAGTTTGCTAGCTACACCCACCTGTGGCATTGATGGAAAAAAAATACGACACAAAAAGTGTAGAACCGCACCCAAGGACTGAAACAAATCGAGTCAAGCGTTTAAAAATGGCAAAAATATCTAAcattaattacatttattttcgtCGGTCAAAAGAGCTAAAACCTCACCGAAGCCCGACAACACACCCGCCTATGAACGTTTGAAGCTGTCAACTCAGGCGTCATATCCTGAACTGGAATCAGAAATAGAACGGCAGCAGCAGCATTATTTTAACTCTGTCATATACGTTAAAATACAAATATGGCTTTGACCCTCTTCAACAGACTAACGTTACACATTTGGGTGAACAGATTTTGATTTGTGTAGTACCCTCAAACACAACTCTAGACCTCGAAGCGAGTTCCACTGCGTGTTTTTATTGTTCCCCACTAATCAGGGACAGTGGtgtaaattatttaaataaaaatactttaaagtactacttaagtagattttttggggtatctactttactaatttatatttttgacatattTTACTTTTAGTTCACtgcattccgaaagaaaataatgtactctttactccatacattttccctgacaccgaaAAGtatgtgttacattttgaatgcttaacaggacaattcacacacttatcccgagaaaatccctggtcatccctactgcatctgatctggtggactcactaaacacaaatgctttgtttgtagatgatgtctcagtgttggagtgtgcccctgactatctgtaatttgagtgtgcccctggctatctgtaatctGTAATTTAGGAAACAATCGTGCCATCTGatctgcttaatataaggaatttgaaatgatttatacttttactttgatacttaagtatattttagcaattacatttacttgtgatactttatatttaaaaccacttttaaatgtgcctttagaggccatgcaattctacgctcatctctaaaacaaaggcaatttaggtcaaaagagtccatattaacaaaagaaatagaaggactaacagtacagatagatagcaatacaactgtaccatagagacagaataagttagaggaaaaataaaaataaatggagggACTTATTTAAGAAAGatcaaatgtaatatatttttaaaaataatgcaaactggatggaatatggagaaaaatgccccatattattttttaatcttcaacatagaaatgctaccaaaaatgatTTACTGAAACTAATGACagagtcacccatgattcaccaaataatattttgaaagaggaagcaaagtactttatgcatatgttttcatttcagtctcctccatctcctctaaccgaagttaattgtatggatttttttctatgaataatgtaaaattaacagctgtagactcatgtgaaggccaaattacagaggaggaacttcttgatgcaagtAAAGCCTTTAAatccgggaaaactccagggctggatggcataccagttgaggtatacctaACCTTTGTTGATGTACTCAGAGAACCATTATTAATGTTTTAAacactcctataaaaatggtagattatcagatactcaacaagaaggtctgatttcattattcctgaaacaggaaccaagtggtaaatataaagatccattccgtttaaaaaattggaggctccttacacttcagtgttgtcaTGCAAAAATTCATgcacat
Above is a genomic segment from Salvelinus sp. IW2-2015 linkage group LG28, ASM291031v2, whole genome shotgun sequence containing:
- the LOC111954248 gene encoding katanin p60 ATPase-containing subunit A1 isoform X2, with the translated sequence MSLHEINENVKLAREYALLGNYSSAIVCYRGVLEQIKKYLFTVRDSSFQQKWQQVWQEINEENNQVQEIMTTLESFQLETTPSKPPSNQDGINDIWPVQVERRRPPVPYKDSKPHNNRLSVAGVRAQHRQSPRGANGDRAKPLKGKEKKEAPAKPKDDKNKAEVSEKEVKRFDGQGYDKDLIEALERDIISQNPNVKWDDIADLEEAKKLLKEAVVLPMWMPEFFKGIRRPWKGVLMVGPPGTGKTLLAKAVATECRTTFFNVSSSTLTSKYRGESEKLVRILFEMARFYAPTTIFIDEIDSMCSRRGTSEEHEASRRVKAELLVQMDGVGGASDNEDPSKMVMVLAATNFPWDIDEALRRRLEKRIYIPLPSAKGRVELLRINLKELELANDVDMAKIAEQSEGYSGADITNVCRDASLMAMRRRIEGLTPEEIRNISRAEMHMPTTMEDFESSLKKVSKSVSASDLEKYEKWIDEFGSC
- the LOC111954248 gene encoding katanin p60 ATPase-containing subunit A1 isoform X1; this translates as MSLHEINENVKLAREYALLGNYSSAIVCYRGVLEQIKKYLFTVRDSSFQQKWQQVWQEINEENNQVQEIMTTLESFQLETTPSKPPSNQDGINDIWPVQVERRSSPLPVRRPPVPYKDSKPHNNRLSVAGVRAQHRQSPRGANGDRAKPLKGKEKKEAPAKPKDDKNKAEVSEKEVKRFDGQGYDKDLIEALERDIISQNPNVKWDDIADLEEAKKLLKEAVVLPMWMPEFFKGIRRPWKGVLMVGPPGTGKTLLAKAVATECRTTFFNVSSSTLTSKYRGESEKLVRILFEMARFYAPTTIFIDEIDSMCSRRGTSEEHEASRRVKAELLVQMDGVGGASDNEDPSKMVMVLAATNFPWDIDEALRRRLEKRIYIPLPSAKGRVELLRINLKELELANDVDMAKIAEQSEGYSGADITNVCRDASLMAMRRRIEGLTPEEIRNISRAEMHMPTTMEDFESSLKKVSKSVSASDLEKYEKWIDEFGSC